In Corythoichthys intestinalis isolate RoL2023-P3 chromosome 4, ASM3026506v1, whole genome shotgun sequence, a genomic segment contains:
- the si:ch211-79k12.2 gene encoding zinc finger protein 70 isoform X1, giving the protein MDKDKRNDIPEHSSWMEMHQFIGDLLLSSGSSVKEQSDVMNVWSMLGGGSLQSTRAMHKTETTPKKNMRHVCTCPGCPFSSSRQASSSIAQSEASKESSSPSTTGTGTTLPHSSADGCPDASDSSESNPNLEAPPSRLSSLNRISSVCPCSALCRTHHHFHHCPISTCLPCPQPPFPRLASFQSRLLQRDSEERGCPAQSPLLHSCMHCTASFSRPSQLLQHQRAEHAQKPSGFLCTQCGRTFNSHSNLRIHLHVHTGARPYTCSECGKGFSQSGALKIHRRIHTGERPYSCGFCGRGFPHLAGVRAHQRIHTGEKPYRCSQCGKCFTQSGALKIHIRIHTGERPFVCDICGKAFSNRSGVRFHNQTVHGLTPEQAGSTGVQLGRPRAYPPASGAPSQTENRSGFVQLVETATEGESTRPIYVCEDCGLRFKDAPARNKHQAIVHYSAEEVTPKEGSTIEGAPLDNGE; this is encoded by the exons ATGGACAAAGACAAGAGGAACGACATT CCTGAGCACAGCTCATGGATGGAAATGCACCAGTTCATCGGTGACCTCCTGCTGTCGTCTGGAAGCTCGGTCAAGGAACAGTCCGACGTCATGAACGTGTGGAGCATGTTGGGGGGTGGCTCGCTCCAATCAACCCGTGCTATGCACAAGACCGAGACGACGCCAAAGAAAA ATATGCGCCATGTCTGCACCTGTCCCGGCTGCCCTTTCTCCTCTTCCAGACAAGCCTCATCTTCAATTGCGCAGTCGGAGGCTTCAAAAGAGAGTAGCTCCCCCTCAACCACCGGCACTGGTACTACTCTTCCACACAGCTCTGCCGATGGCTGCCCTGACGCAAGCGACTCCTCCGAGAGCAACCCTAACCTGGAAGCTCCCCCGTCCCGACTGTCCTCCTTAAACCGTATTTCCTCTGTGTGCCCTTGCTCTGCATTGTGTCGAACGCACCATCACTTCCACCACTGCCCTATCAGCACTTGCCTGCCGTGCCCTCAGCCCCCTTTCCCCCGCCTGGCGTCTTTCCAGTCCCGCCTGCTCCAGCGGGATTCCGAGGAGCGCGGCTGCCCGGCGCAGTCCCCCTTGCTGCACTCTTGCATGCACTGCACCGCGTCCTTCTCAAGACCGTCGCAGTTGCTGCAGCACCAGCGTGCCGAGCATGCCCAAAAACCCTCTGGCTTCTTATGCACCCAGTGCGGCCGGACTTTCAACTCGCACAGCAACCTGCGCATCCACCTCCACGTGCACACGGGGGCTCGACCGTACACCTGCTCTGAATGCGGAAAGGGCTTCAGCCAATCAGGTGCGCTCAAAATCCATAGGCGGATCCACACGGGTGAGAGGCCCTACTCCTGCGGCTTCTGCGGGAGAGGCTTTCCCCACTTGGCGGGGGTCCGAGCCCACCAGAGGATCCATACGGGGGAAAAACCTTACCGCTGTAGCCAGTGCGGTAAATGCTTCACTCAATCTGGAGCACTAAAGATCCACATCCGCATTCACACCGGAGAGAGGCCCTTCGTCTGTGACATCTGCGGTAAAGCCTTTTCCAACCGCTCGGGCGTCCGCTTCCATAACCAAACGGTTCATGGTCTGACTCCAGAGCAGGCGGGATCCACGGGGGTTCAGCTCGGGCGACCTCGCGCTTACCCGCCCGCTAGCGGCGCACCTTCACAGACTGAGAATCGATCCGGATTCGTGCAGCTCGTTGAAACCGCCACTGAGGGTGAGAGCACCAGACCGATTTACGTTTGCGAGGACTGCGGTCTGCGTTTTAAAGACGCGCCTGCCCGGAATAAACACCAGGCTATAGTGCACTACTCTGCGGAGGAGGTGACTCCCAAAGAAGGAAGCACAATTGAGGGAGCCCCTCTTGACAATGGAGAGTAA
- the si:ch211-79k12.2 gene encoding zinc finger protein 70 isoform X2: protein MEMHQFIGDLLLSSGSSVKEQSDVMNVWSMLGGGSLQSTRAMHKTETTPKKNMRHVCTCPGCPFSSSRQASSSIAQSEASKESSSPSTTGTGTTLPHSSADGCPDASDSSESNPNLEAPPSRLSSLNRISSVCPCSALCRTHHHFHHCPISTCLPCPQPPFPRLASFQSRLLQRDSEERGCPAQSPLLHSCMHCTASFSRPSQLLQHQRAEHAQKPSGFLCTQCGRTFNSHSNLRIHLHVHTGARPYTCSECGKGFSQSGALKIHRRIHTGERPYSCGFCGRGFPHLAGVRAHQRIHTGEKPYRCSQCGKCFTQSGALKIHIRIHTGERPFVCDICGKAFSNRSGVRFHNQTVHGLTPEQAGSTGVQLGRPRAYPPASGAPSQTENRSGFVQLVETATEGESTRPIYVCEDCGLRFKDAPARNKHQAIVHYSAEEVTPKEGSTIEGAPLDNGE, encoded by the exons ATGGAAATGCACCAGTTCATCGGTGACCTCCTGCTGTCGTCTGGAAGCTCGGTCAAGGAACAGTCCGACGTCATGAACGTGTGGAGCATGTTGGGGGGTGGCTCGCTCCAATCAACCCGTGCTATGCACAAGACCGAGACGACGCCAAAGAAAA ATATGCGCCATGTCTGCACCTGTCCCGGCTGCCCTTTCTCCTCTTCCAGACAAGCCTCATCTTCAATTGCGCAGTCGGAGGCTTCAAAAGAGAGTAGCTCCCCCTCAACCACCGGCACTGGTACTACTCTTCCACACAGCTCTGCCGATGGCTGCCCTGACGCAAGCGACTCCTCCGAGAGCAACCCTAACCTGGAAGCTCCCCCGTCCCGACTGTCCTCCTTAAACCGTATTTCCTCTGTGTGCCCTTGCTCTGCATTGTGTCGAACGCACCATCACTTCCACCACTGCCCTATCAGCACTTGCCTGCCGTGCCCTCAGCCCCCTTTCCCCCGCCTGGCGTCTTTCCAGTCCCGCCTGCTCCAGCGGGATTCCGAGGAGCGCGGCTGCCCGGCGCAGTCCCCCTTGCTGCACTCTTGCATGCACTGCACCGCGTCCTTCTCAAGACCGTCGCAGTTGCTGCAGCACCAGCGTGCCGAGCATGCCCAAAAACCCTCTGGCTTCTTATGCACCCAGTGCGGCCGGACTTTCAACTCGCACAGCAACCTGCGCATCCACCTCCACGTGCACACGGGGGCTCGACCGTACACCTGCTCTGAATGCGGAAAGGGCTTCAGCCAATCAGGTGCGCTCAAAATCCATAGGCGGATCCACACGGGTGAGAGGCCCTACTCCTGCGGCTTCTGCGGGAGAGGCTTTCCCCACTTGGCGGGGGTCCGAGCCCACCAGAGGATCCATACGGGGGAAAAACCTTACCGCTGTAGCCAGTGCGGTAAATGCTTCACTCAATCTGGAGCACTAAAGATCCACATCCGCATTCACACCGGAGAGAGGCCCTTCGTCTGTGACATCTGCGGTAAAGCCTTTTCCAACCGCTCGGGCGTCCGCTTCCATAACCAAACGGTTCATGGTCTGACTCCAGAGCAGGCGGGATCCACGGGGGTTCAGCTCGGGCGACCTCGCGCTTACCCGCCCGCTAGCGGCGCACCTTCACAGACTGAGAATCGATCCGGATTCGTGCAGCTCGTTGAAACCGCCACTGAGGGTGAGAGCACCAGACCGATTTACGTTTGCGAGGACTGCGGTCTGCGTTTTAAAGACGCGCCTGCCCGGAATAAACACCAGGCTATAGTGCACTACTCTGCGGAGGAGGTGACTCCCAAAGAAGGAAGCACAATTGAGGGAGCCCCTCTTGACAATGGAGAGTAA